A stretch of DNA from Anaerobacillus isosaccharinicus:
GGAAATTGCCGGCACACCTTCATATAGAATTGCTGATATTTCAGAATTAGATCTAACTTGGCTGAAGGGAATTAATAAAGTCGCCGTTACTAGTGGGGCTTCAACACCTACTCCAATAACCAAGGAAGTCATTCACTTCTTGGAACAATATGATGAAAAAGATTCAACTACTTGGGGAATTGAGAAAAAAGTTCCTCTAAACAAAATATTACCTAAAGTTAAAAATTAAACGGGCCTAATTGGCCCGTTTTTTAATTGCATATATTTTTATATGAAGAAGTTTACAAAAAAGTAAATGGATCTGTATTGATTGTCGAAAAGATAACCTTTGTATCGTATTTCTTTTCATTCAGAAAATTTTCGAGAAAGGTTTTCACTGCTTCCTTCATGATTTTTTCTACATTATGACCTGGATCAACAATGTTTAGTCCATCCATCATGGCGTCATGGGCAACGTGATAGTAAACATCACCAGTGACTAAAACATCGGCACCTTTAAAAAGGGCACTAGAGACATATTTATTTCCATCCCCACCTAGTACAGCTACTTTTCTAATCTTCTCTTGTAAGTTCCCTACTACACGTAATCCATCAACTTCAAATGCCTTTTTAACTAAAAGGGCAAATTCTTTTAATGTTAGTTCCTCTTTAAGGAGACCTATTCTCCCTAATCCAAGCTGCTCACCTTTATTGTCTAACGAATAAATATCATAAGCAACCTCTTCATAAGGATGCGCTTTTAGTAAACTTGAGATAACTTTATTTTGAAGTGTTGCAGGAAAAATTGTTTCAATTTTAATCTCATTGACATGTTCAAGCTTGCCGATCTCTCCAAGAAATGGGTCTGCACTTACTTCAGGTTGAAATGTTCCTGTTCCTTCAGAGTTAAAGGTACAATGACTATAATTCCCGATATAACCAGCACCTGCGTTAGCAATGGCTTCACGAACAACATTTGCATGTTCATGTGGCACAAAGACGACAAGTTTCTTAACCTTTATTTCCGTTGTTGGTGCTAGAACATCCACATCTTCAAGTCCTAGCTTTTGAGCCATTAAATCATTTACACCGCCTTTTGCCACATCTAGGTTCGTGTGGGCGGCATATACAGCAATGTCATGCTTGATAAGCTTTTCTACAATTTTTCCGTAAGGGCGATCTGTTTGAATGGCCTTTAGAGGACGAAAAATAATCGGATGGTGAGCGATTATTAAATCGACACCTTCGTCAATCGCTTCATCAACAACCGCATCTAATAAATCAAGGACAACCATTATTTTTTTTATTGGCTTATTTAATGTTCCAATTTGAAGACCAATTTTATCACCCTCAACAGCTAAAGATTTAGGTGACCAGCTCTCAAAAGCTTGGATAATTGTCTGCCCATTTGCTAATTTGGTCATTGAATAACCTCCTCAACTCGTTTTATTCTTTCTAATAACTCTTGTTTTTTCTTGTTAACCTCTTCTGTATTCTTTGCCTTTTCAAATTGGCTAACAATCTTTCGCCATTCTGCTAATTCATTCATCCATTTTTTATTAAAAATTTCACTTCGCTGCTGCATTAAAAAAGGACCTAAAATTATCTCTAGTTGGTAATCTTCTTCACTATAAGGATTTTCACCGATTTTTTCCGCAATAAGTATCTCGTAAATGATCCCATCCTCTTCAAGGATCACTTCATTAATTAGAAACCACCCATTTGCTTCTAACCAGACTCTTATTTGATTTGCAGCAACATTCGGTTGTAACACTAATCGTTTTACATGATCTAGTTTTTCTTTCCCGGCTTCAAGTATTGAGGCTATTAAAGGGCCACCCATTCCAGCAATGGTTATTACGTCAACTTCCCCTTTAGAGATTACCTCTAGTCCGTTTCCTTTTCGAACGGATATTTGCTGCTCAAAACCAAGCTTTTTCACTTGTTCAACTGCAGATTGAAAAGGGCCATCATTCACTTCTCCAGCAATGCCTGATGTTATCAGTCCAGTTTTGAGTGCGTAACAGGGTAAATAGGCATGATCTGAACCAATATCAGCTAGTCTGCTCCCATGAGGAATTTGTTGGGCTACTAAAGATAATCTTTTTGATAAGTTACTTTCATTCATTTGGCTTCACCTATACTTTATGTATTGTCAATTTAATCTTAATCGTTTACTACTAGCTATGCAAATCTCTCTTGTTACAAATAAAAAGAAGGACTGAGTTAACAATCCTTCTTTCACTTTACTTTGTTGCTTCTAATAAGTATTCTGCGATTGCAGCTGCTTTATCCGCATCAACTAAACCAGGAGGCATACCTGGGTAGTCTGCACCGCCACCTTGAACAATGATATTAATAATATCATCTTTACTATGTCGATCACCTAGGCCATTTAAGTTACCCATAGGACCATCAAAATTGCCTCCATGACAACCAATACATGTAGATTTATAAGCTTGTTCACCTAAAGCCATAGGATCAGTTGTGTCAACCGTTTGTTGTGGTGGTTGTTCACCTTCTCCTTCTAAAGCTAACCTTGCATTCTTTTCATTAACACCAACAAACGAT
This window harbors:
- a CDS encoding Nif3-like dinuclear metal center hexameric protein; the encoded protein is MTKLANGQTIIQAFESWSPKSLAVEGDKIGLQIGTLNKPIKKIMVVLDLLDAVVDEAIDEGVDLIIAHHPIIFRPLKAIQTDRPYGKIVEKLIKHDIAVYAAHTNLDVAKGGVNDLMAQKLGLEDVDVLAPTTEIKVKKLVVFVPHEHANVVREAIANAGAGYIGNYSHCTFNSEGTGTFQPEVSADPFLGEIGKLEHVNEIKIETIFPATLQNKVISSLLKAHPYEEVAYDIYSLDNKGEQLGLGRIGLLKEELTLKEFALLVKKAFEVDGLRVVGNLQEKIRKVAVLGGDGNKYVSSALFKGADVLVTGDVYYHVAHDAMMDGLNIVDPGHNVEKIMKEAVKTFLENFLNEKKYDTKVIFSTINTDPFTFL
- a CDS encoding tRNA (adenine(22)-N(1))-methyltransferase; its protein translation is MNESNLSKRLSLVAQQIPHGSRLADIGSDHAYLPCYALKTGLITSGIAGEVNDGPFQSAVEQVKKLGFEQQISVRKGNGLEVISKGEVDVITIAGMGGPLIASILEAGKEKLDHVKRLVLQPNVAANQIRVWLEANGWFLINEVILEEDGIIYEILIAEKIGENPYSEEDYQLEIILGPFLMQQRSEIFNKKWMNELAEWRKIVSQFEKAKNTEEVNKKKQELLERIKRVEEVIQ
- a CDS encoding c-type cytochrome, producing MRGKPLYGYAAIAVVGLTLMLVLSFVGVNEKNARLALEGEGEQPPQQTVDTTDPMALGEQAYKSTCIGCHGGNFDGPMGNLNGLGDRHSKDDIINIIVQGGGADYPGMPPGLVDADKAAAIAEYLLEATK